The uncultured Dysgonomonas sp. genome contains the following window.
TGATATTCCATCTGCTTATCTAGAATAGTCTTCTTAATATAGTCGATATTGGGACAATTGAATTTTGGTACATCCTTTTTAAAGTCCCAATATTTGGGATCCAAAGATATGCCAAGACTAAGATATTTCACCTTTCCTTGCTTGCAAATACGTAGCATAATTGGATGTTCTCCGTTTTTAATGTCTTTGACTTGTAACAAACCGCATTAATAGTAGCATTCATAATGGTTTTTCGGTTTAAGTCTTGGTTTAAGTCTGACTTTAAAAACCATAGAAAAATAGGAGAGTATAAAAAGAAAAAGACTCACGATTCTCCGTAAGTCTTTAATTTTAAAGTGGGCGTTGACGGATTCGAACCGCCGACCCTCTGCTTGTAAGGCAGATGCTCTGAACCAGCTGAGCTAAACGCCCTTGTTGAGGTTGCATTTTCTCTCAAATGCGATGCAAAGATATAGCTTTTTTCAATATTACAAAACATTTGAAATCTTTTTTTGAAAAATATTTTGAAACGAAATGACTTCAAGCATTTTAAAATCTTAATTTTTATCAATTAGCTAAGTAGATTGCAAAGATTTAACTAATTTCGCAGCAACTATAAATATATGACTTTAAAACGATGAACATAAAAATTATAAATAAATCACATCATCCACTACCCGAATATGCGACACCTTACTCTGCCGGAGTAGATCTGAGAGCAAACATTACAGAACCTGTAACATTGAAGCCGCTGGAACGGACTCTTATTCCGACTGGTCTGTATTTGGAATTACCTCAAGGATATGAAGCGCAAATACGTCCCCGCAGCGGTTTGGCTTTCAAGCATGGACTAACAGTATTAAATTCCCCCGGGACTATCGATGCAGACTACCGTGGAGAAATCCGTGTCATCCTTGTCAACTTATCAAATGATGAGTTTGTTATAAATGACGGTGAGCGCATTTGCCAAATGGTTATAGCTTCACATGAGCAAGTACTTTGGGAAGAGGTGGAGACAATTAACGAAACGGAGCGCGGAGCCGGAGGCTTTGGCCACACAGGAAAACAGTAATATTCAGAAACGTCATTTTTGATATGCATAAAAAAGCACGTGTTTTTTATTTAATCTTACTTGTCATCGCAGGCAATCTTCCGTCTTTTGCTCAAAGCAGTCAAATTTCCAGTCCAATTGCAGAGAAGCTTTCTGTTGACGACAGTCGTAAATTCGACTACTTCTTTTATGAGGCAATGAATGCCAAAGCCACCAATCAATACGATGCGGTTTTCGACTATCTCAAATACTGTATGGCTATCGATTCTACAAATGCAAACGTATTATATGAGCTAGGCAATTACTACAATTCCATCGAAAGCAAAAATAAGGCTATAGATTATTATCGCAGGGCCACAGTATACGATAGCGACAACCATTACTATAATATGGCATACGGAAGCATGTGTCTCGAGTTTAAACAATATAGCGATGCCATAGAACAATTCGAAAAATTAGTAGCCAAAGATCCCGACAATACGGATTTATACATCTATCTATCGGAATCGTACCGTATGGACGGAAATTTCAAAAATGCCATATCGACACTGGATAAACTGGAACAGATAGTGGGGATGAACGAAAAAATAAGCCTCCAGAAATACCAGCTATATACGATGATGAAGCAAGAGAAACAGGCCTTTGCTGAAATACAGAAATATATAGACAAATATCCGCAGGAAATCAAATATCAGATTCTTCTCGGAGATTTGTATTTACAGGCTGGAAAAACGCAGGAAGCATACATGGTATACAGCCGTGCCAAATCCATTGATCCTGATGATCCCTACCTCATTTCATCTATGGCCGAATACTATCAGCAGACAGGAAATAAGGATGCTGCAGAAAACGAATTGCACATTGCTCTTGTTAGCCCAAAAATGGACATCGATACCAAACTATCCATCCTTGCACAGTACGTAGGCACTTTGCAAAGAACTCAAAAAGATACGCAGGCAGCTAACGCCTTGTTCGATACACTGATGATACAGCATCCGCAAGAACCGAAACTCAACCTGATGTATGGCAACCTGTTGATGATGCAGAATAAAAAAGAGGAATCCCGTTTTCAATATCAGCTGTTTGCTGAAGCTAATCCTACAAATCCTGTTGGATGGGAACAGATGTTGTATACCACTTTCCCTGACAGCATCGATTTATCCATAAAAGTATGTGAACAAGCACTCACCTATATCACCGACCAACCACAGTTCTATTTCTATTTGGGAGTATCTCAATATATGAAAGAGAATTATAAGGACGCACTCGATGCTCTGCAAAAAGGAGTTGTATATGTAGATGAGAACAATACAAAGCTTCTGGCCGACTTCTACGGACAGATAGGAGACCTTTATTATCAGATAGAAAAACGCGATAGCGCATTTGCTATCTACGATAAGGCTCTTTCCTACGATCCTAATAACCTGGGTGTACTGAACAATTATAGTTATTATTTGTCTTTAGTAAAAAAAGATCTCGACAAAGCGGAACGAATGAGCAGTATCACTGTAAAGGCCGAACCATCGAACCCAACATATCTGGATACATATGGCTGGGTATTATTTGAACAGGGAGCTTATACCATCGCTAAAATTTATATCGAGAATGCGATAAAATACAGCGAGGAAAAGAAAGAAGATGTCAGTGCCGAAGTACTGGAACACTACGGCGATGTATTATACAAAACGGATGAACCCGAAAAAGCCTTGGAATATTGGGAGAAAGCAAAGGAAAAAGGGGGTAGCAAGTCCAAAACATTGGAAAAGAAAATAGAAACGAAAACTTTTATTGCTGAATAATGAGACTAAACGGATTAAATAAAATAGCTGTACTACTGTTCATCATATCCGCATTATTTGCAGGAAGCAGTTGTAAATCAAAAAAAATAATTACCACAGGTGGGACTCTGGAAGAAAAGTCCCATAATCGTATAATTGAAGATGCATTATCCTCGGAAGTCAATTTCAAGACATTAACAACTAAAGGGAGTGTCGAATTCAAGGCCGGAAATTCTTCTCAAAAAGTACCTGCTGTATTCAAAATAGTAAAGGATAGCATCTTACAAGTATCGATTCGTATCCCGATCCTTGGAGGGGAAGCCATGAGGCTGACTATCACTCGCGACAGCATTTTCATGGTAGACAGGATGAAAAAGCAATATATTGCAGAACGTTTCAAAGATTCGAAAGCTATAGCCGGTTTCGACTTTAACTTTTATAATTTACAGGCTTTATTCACCAACAAATTATTTATTCCGGGCAACAGGGAAGTAACCGAGAAAGACTTTCAGAAGTATGATATATCATCAGCAAACGATGTATACATGCTAAAGACAAAAGGAAAAGGCGATTTGTTATACAACTTTGCTGTAGACGCCACCAACCATGTGGCATCAACATTGATCTACAATGAAAAGAAAAAGATAACCCTGCAATGGTCTTACAACGATTTCATCAAAGACAACAATCTGGTATATCCGACTAATATGCAGGCTAAGGTCGATGTTGCAAAAAGGCGTGTCGACATTAATATCACATATGACAAATTGGAAATAGACAAGAGTTTCAGCATAGATAATTCCATATCATCTAAATATACCAAAGTGGATTTCTCTGATCTTATAGGCACATATATCAAAAAGAAATGAGAGTAGCAGCTTTTCTCTTTATTCTCCTTATCAGCATTTGTTCTTTCGCTCAAAATTCGAAAATAAAAGAACTCGAACAGCAAAGGAAGAACGCCCTGCGTGAAATATCGAACACCGACAAACTGCTGAAAGAGACTAAAAGAAGCACCACTACCTTGCTGGACAGAATACAGCTTATATCCAACCAGATATTCTCACGGCAAAAAGTATTAGACCTTCTGGGACAAGAAATAACAGGTATAAATGTAGAGGAAAAACGGATCGAAGCCGAAATAACGATACTTGAAGCCGAACTTAAAGACAAGCAGAAAAACTACTCGAAAGCTATTGACGGAATGCTTCAGAACCGCCAAAGTGAGAATAAAATGCTTTTCGTACTCTCCGGGAAATCTTTGACAGAATCGTACCGGAGGCTCCGTTACCTACGCGATTACTCGGAATGGAGAAAAGAACAGGCCACAGAAATTAAAGATAAAAGTGCGAAATTAAAAGAGCGGAAAGAAGCGCTAATAAAAACAAAACAAGAGAAAACGGCCTTATTAGGGCAACGTAATACCGAACAGGAAAACTTAAAGAAGGAAGAAACAAACTACCAGACAGAAGTAAGTGAAGCACAAAAAAAGCAAAAAGACCTGCAAAAAATACTGACTCAAAAACGCCAGCAGGCGGAAGCCCTCGACAGACAGATAGCTAAACTGATAGCAGAAGAGGTTGCCCGTCAGGAGCGGGAAGCAAAACGCATTGCAGCTGAAAAAGCCCGCGCCGAAGCAGCAAAAAGGACCTCGAAGAAAAGCGGATCTGGTACTACCACTGTGACACCTCCTAAAGAGGATGCAGCTAAAGTCGTAGCAACACCCGAAAACATAGCTTTATCAAACAACTTCGCTTCGAACAGGGGAAGACTCCCTTACCCTATAACAGGCAATTATACCATAACCACACGATTCGGTTCTCATCAGCATAGCCGTTTCGTTACCACATCGAGCAGCGGGATAGATATACAGTCGCAATCGGGAGCCGAAGCCAAATCCGTATTCAACGGCGAAGTGACTTATGTAGCAGCCATACCGGGATACAACACCTGTATTATTGTGCGTCACGGAAACTACTATACATTCTACGGAAATATACAAAGTATATATGTAAAGCAAGGCGACAAGGTAAAAACAGGCCAGTCGCTCGGCAAAGTATATACAGATGCGGATACAGGCCTTTCGCAACTGCATTTCCAGTTGTGGCAGGGGACCAACAAACTCAATCCTGAGCCTTGGTTGAGATAAAGTAACCGGATTGCTATGAAAAGAGAACAATTCATCGAATTACCGGGAGTCACGGATCAAAGGGGAAGTCTCTCTTTCATCCAAGCCGGAGATCATATTTCTTTCCCTATTTCGTCTATCTGTTGGAAATATGACAGTCAGCACAATGACAGCGATATACATAAAGCCCAGGATAAGATAATAGTGGCTTTATCGGGAAATTTTACCATTTTGCTTGATAATGGAAAAGATGAACGAAGCTACATTCTAAACAATCCGTCTCAGGGCCTTTATATTCCAGCCCTAGTGAGTTGCAGGCTTGAAGGCTTTTCACCTGACTCCGTATATCTGATTATTTCATCAGCGCCTTCTACTGCCGGGCTATCCGGTGAAACAGAGAAAAATCAGTTAAAGACATTCTCTGTAGAAGATTGTACACTCATTAAGTTTCCACTGGTACAAAATAGCGCCGAAAATATTCCGTTCGATATAAAACGTATATTTTATATATATGATATCCCATCGGGGCAAACAAGGGGTATGCATGTCCATAAATATTGCCACGAAGTATTGGTTGCAACAAGCGGTAGCTTTCAGGTAGAGTTGGATGACGGAACCAATAAGAAAATAGTATTACTCGACCGACCTGATCAGGGACTGTATATACCACCTGGCATATGGGCAACAGAAACAGAGTATTCGTCCGGAGCTGTTTGTCTTGTTTTGGCCTCTGATGTATATGACGCGGAAAATTATATACATACCTATTCGGAATTTAAAAAATACCGGCAGCATGAAAATTAAGCTTTATAGTTCGGAATATAAGGACGCATGGGATAAATTTGTACGCACCTCTAAAAATGGTACATTTCTTTTCTATCGCGACTTTATTGAATACCATGCCGACCGTTTCAGAGATTACTCCCTGATGTTTTATCTGAACGATGTTTTGGTGGCTTTAATGCCTGGGCATATGAAGGATAGGATATTTTATTCGCACAAAGGGCTTACATACGGAGGTCTTATTATGGGTGATAAGACTACTGCTGCAAATGTACTTTCCATATTCGAGTATCTTACAACGACATTCCGCCATCAGGGAATCAGGAAGATTATATATAAGGCTATTCCGCATATCTATCATATTCGTCCTGCCGAAGAGGATTTATACGCGTTGTTCAGATATAAGGCGACACTCACATCATGTAATATATCTTCTACCCTATTACTTGCGGACAGAACAAAATTTTCGGACTTGCGTAAACGGGGTGTAAAAAAAGCTCAAAAGAACAATTTGTCCGTAAAAAAGACTACAGATTATTCCGGTTTCTGGCAAATACTTTCCCGGAATCTGAAAGATAAATACGAAACAGAGCCTGTTCATTCTTTAGCGGAAATTAATTATCTGAAAAGTAAATTTCCACGTAACATACATCTGTTCACTGTCGGGAATACAGATAGTAGCATAATAGGCGGCTGCCTTGTCTTCGAGACAGAAAGAGTAGCACACGTCCAGTATGTAGCAGCAACGGAGGAAGGTAAAAGACTCGGAGCGACAGATTTGGTTATCGACCATATAATAAATACAGCATTCGCTCACAAAACATACTTCGATTATGGCACATCGACAGAAAACGGCGGCTGGCACCTGAACGAAAACCTGATACACCAAAAGGAAGGATTTGGGGCACGGGGAACTGTATATAATATTTATACGATTGATTTATCTATATAGTGTGGCTGATCGTTTTCAGCCGATAGCCGGCTCTTTGATATTCTGTATTTACATTTAAGATTCAATGTTTAAGGATTTAAAAATTGATTAGAAAAGTAAAGTAAAAGTGTAACCTTTGTTACCTTTTTAAAGTAGTAAGTATTGAGTTAATAAGTAAAGGTATTCTAATTGTTGACTGTTAACTGAATCATGTGTTACCTTTGTTACCTTTTTGAGTCTTTTCCTTTTGGGAGAGATTTTTAAACACACAAAAAAGAGTAATACAGAGTTTTCAGAAAAATAGTAACAATAAGAAATTATGTAAAAGTGTCAAGTTTGTCAACTTTTATAATGAATAGAAAACTCTCTTTAGAATTATCACATAAACGAAATGAGTTTAAATTCCTTTTTTAGAAAAAAAAATATCGATAGTATATCCGGAGATGGAGACTCTATCGGGTCGGGAATGAAAAGAGTATTGGGCGTAAGAGACCTTACTCTTTTCGGTATAGCCGCCATTGTAGGCGCAGGCATTTTCAGTACTATCGGGCGGGCGGCATTTCACGGAGGCCCGGCGGTATCGCTTCTCTTTGTATTTGTGGCTATCGCCTGTGTGTTTACAGCCTTGTGTTACGCACAATTTGCATCCATGATCTCAGTCAGTGGCAGCGCCTATACCTACACATATGTATCATTGGGCGAAATATTCGCGTGGGTGATCGGATGGGCGTTGATACTGGAATATGCCGTATCGAATATGGTAATTGCCATCTCCTGGTCGGAATATTTCACTACCCTGCTCGAAGGTTTCGGCATCATGTGGCCCGACTGGCTTGGCATTGGGTATTCGACAGCCTATAAAGCATATAATATAGTATCGCAAGGTGTAACAGATTTACCATACCACACCATCAAAGCAGCGCAGACATACCAGAATGCGCCCGAGCTTTTCGGCACAAAAATACTGATAAACCTACCCGCCGGATTAGTGGTTACAGCCCTTACATTCCTTGTCTTTATAGGCATTAAGGAATCCAAGTTTGTGAACAACCTCTTGGTGTATCTCAAAATCGGCATCATACTATTAGTCATCGGAGTAGGGGTCTTCTTTGTAAAACCCGAAAACTGGTCGCCATTCGCACCAAACGGGCTGCAAGGAGTGCTCGGAGGAGTCGCTGCTGTA
Protein-coding sequences here:
- a CDS encoding peptidoglycan DD-metalloendopeptidase family protein; amino-acid sequence: MRVAAFLFILLISICSFAQNSKIKELEQQRKNALREISNTDKLLKETKRSTTTLLDRIQLISNQIFSRQKVLDLLGQEITGINVEEKRIEAEITILEAELKDKQKNYSKAIDGMLQNRQSENKMLFVLSGKSLTESYRRLRYLRDYSEWRKEQATEIKDKSAKLKERKEALIKTKQEKTALLGQRNTEQENLKKEETNYQTEVSEAQKKQKDLQKILTQKRQQAEALDRQIAKLIAEEVARQEREAKRIAAEKARAEAAKRTSKKSGSGTTTVTPPKEDAAKVVATPENIALSNNFASNRGRLPYPITGNYTITTRFGSHQHSRFVTTSSSGIDIQSQSGAEAKSVFNGEVTYVAAIPGYNTCIIVRHGNYYTFYGNIQSIYVKQGDKVKTGQSLGKVYTDADTGLSQLHFQLWQGTNKLNPEPWLR
- a CDS encoding GNAT family N-acetyltransferase; its protein translation is MKIKLYSSEYKDAWDKFVRTSKNGTFLFYRDFIEYHADRFRDYSLMFYLNDVLVALMPGHMKDRIFYSHKGLTYGGLIMGDKTTAANVLSIFEYLTTTFRHQGIRKIIYKAIPHIYHIRPAEEDLYALFRYKATLTSCNISSTLLLADRTKFSDLRKRGVKKAQKNNLSVKKTTDYSGFWQILSRNLKDKYETEPVHSLAEINYLKSKFPRNIHLFTVGNTDSSIIGGCLVFETERVAHVQYVAATEEGKRLGATDLVIDHIINTAFAHKTYFDYGTSTENGGWHLNENLIHQKEGFGARGTVYNIYTIDLSI
- a CDS encoding WxcM-like domain-containing protein — encoded protein: MKREQFIELPGVTDQRGSLSFIQAGDHISFPISSICWKYDSQHNDSDIHKAQDKIIVALSGNFTILLDNGKDERSYILNNPSQGLYIPALVSCRLEGFSPDSVYLIISSAPSTAGLSGETEKNQLKTFSVEDCTLIKFPLVQNSAENIPFDIKRIFYIYDIPSGQTRGMHVHKYCHEVLVATSGSFQVELDDGTNKKIVLLDRPDQGLYIPPGIWATETEYSSGAVCLVLASDVYDAENYIHTYSEFKKYRQHEN
- the dut gene encoding dUTP diphosphatase, encoding MNIKIINKSHHPLPEYATPYSAGVDLRANITEPVTLKPLERTLIPTGLYLELPQGYEAQIRPRSGLAFKHGLTVLNSPGTIDADYRGEIRVILVNLSNDEFVINDGERICQMVIASHEQVLWEEVETINETERGAGGFGHTGKQ
- a CDS encoding DUF4292 domain-containing protein, with protein sequence MRLNGLNKIAVLLFIISALFAGSSCKSKKIITTGGTLEEKSHNRIIEDALSSEVNFKTLTTKGSVEFKAGNSSQKVPAVFKIVKDSILQVSIRIPILGGEAMRLTITRDSIFMVDRMKKQYIAERFKDSKAIAGFDFNFYNLQALFTNKLFIPGNREVTEKDFQKYDISSANDVYMLKTKGKGDLLYNFAVDATNHVASTLIYNEKKKITLQWSYNDFIKDNNLVYPTNMQAKVDVAKRRVDINITYDKLEIDKSFSIDNSISSKYTKVDFSDLIGTYIKKK
- a CDS encoding tetratricopeptide repeat protein, whose translation is MHKKARVFYLILLVIAGNLPSFAQSSQISSPIAEKLSVDDSRKFDYFFYEAMNAKATNQYDAVFDYLKYCMAIDSTNANVLYELGNYYNSIESKNKAIDYYRRATVYDSDNHYYNMAYGSMCLEFKQYSDAIEQFEKLVAKDPDNTDLYIYLSESYRMDGNFKNAISTLDKLEQIVGMNEKISLQKYQLYTMMKQEKQAFAEIQKYIDKYPQEIKYQILLGDLYLQAGKTQEAYMVYSRAKSIDPDDPYLISSMAEYYQQTGNKDAAENELHIALVSPKMDIDTKLSILAQYVGTLQRTQKDTQAANALFDTLMIQHPQEPKLNLMYGNLLMMQNKKEESRFQYQLFAEANPTNPVGWEQMLYTTFPDSIDLSIKVCEQALTYITDQPQFYFYLGVSQYMKENYKDALDALQKGVVYVDENNTKLLADFYGQIGDLYYQIEKRDSAFAIYDKALSYDPNNLGVLNNYSYYLSLVKKDLDKAERMSSITVKAEPSNPTYLDTYGWVLFEQGAYTIAKIYIENAIKYSEEKKEDVSAEVLEHYGDVLYKTDEPEKALEYWEKAKEKGGSKSKTLEKKIETKTFIAE
- a CDS encoding Arm DNA-binding domain-containing protein gives rise to the protein MLRICKQGKVKYLSLGISLDPKYWDFKKDVPKFNCPNIDYIKKTILDKQMEYQKQILELKAKDKEFTASTLIESTKRTYNRVKQKIL